A genomic window from Silene latifolia isolate original U9 population chromosome Y, ASM4854445v1, whole genome shotgun sequence includes:
- the LOC141629398 gene encoding uncharacterized protein LOC141629398 produces MKCTGHILSNKGEYSVKNGYGVLQRGYMERKGTLKNKTRLDKEGRDFCKNRLWQLPSPAVWKVLVWRILTDTLSVGNNFSKRNMDLDHSCKLYNHDGMVVETIEHIFRDCEVSRKIWMCSKLGIGTAVCPPIGLAKWIINWIRYLDKMVDAESRLVRFLATLWCLWCTRNRVIFKGESFHPIMFFNMWLQVVMTTDQAMEKTRKANDLSVMNEQNLVEDGLAWIQDSNPIDMIGVPHSCERIRVMVNAGWKSTRVAGIGWVALTGTRHRFYDFSKTIVAESALQAEVIVVKEVFLWAKSSGFWHLEVSSDCLPLICHFGGIERAHHLATGILNDSSLFAPTFIVYHLALFLGPLMCMLMALLIRQ; encoded by the coding sequence ATGAAGTGTACTGGACACATACTAAGCAATAAGGGTGAGTATAGTGTTAAAAACGGTTATGGTGTGCTACAACGAGGGTATATGGAACGAAAAGGAACTCTAAAGAATAAGACTCGATTAGATAAGGAGGGCCGCGACTTCTGCAAGAATAGACTGTGGCAATTACCCAGTCCTGCTGTGTGGAAAGTTCTAGTGTGGAGAATTCTTACAGACACACTCTCGGTAGGAAATAATTTTTCTAAAAGAAATATGGATCTTGATCATAGTTGCAAACTCTATAATCATGATGGAATGGTTGTGGAAACGATAGAACATATATTTCGGGACTGTGAGGTTTCCAGGAAAATATGGATGTGTTCTAAGCTTGGTATTGGGACTGCTGTTTGTCCACCAATTGGGTTAGCAAAATGGATTATAAACTGGATTCGTTATCTTGATAAGATGGTTGATGCTGAGTCTCGTTTGGTGCGCTTCCTTGCTACGCTGTGGTGTTTGTGGTGTACCAGAAATAGGGTGATTTTTAAGGGGGAGTCTTTTCATCCCATTATGTTTTTTAACATGTGGTTGCAAGTGGTTATGACTACTGATCAGGCAATGGAAAAGACAAGGAAGGCAAATGATTTGTCTGTTATGAACGAACAGAATTTGGTCGAGGATGGACTTGCGTGGATCCAGGATAGTAATCCTATTGATATGATTGGTGTGCCACACTCATGTGAGCGTATTCGAGTAATGGTTAATGCAGGATGGAAATCTACGCGTGTGGCGGGTATTGGATGGGTTGCACTAACCGGAACTCGGCACAGGTTCTATGATTTTAGTAAGACAATTGTAGCTGAGTCTGCTCTACAGGCTGAGGTTATTGTTGTAAAGGAGGTTTTTCTGTGGGCAAAGAGTTCTGGATTCTGGCATTTGGAAGTTTCTTCGGACTGTCTTCCtcttatttgtcattttggagGGATCGAACGGGCACATCATCTGGCTACAGGAATCCTTAACGATTCCTCTCTCTTTGCTCCTACTTTCATTGTTTATCATTTAGCTTTATTCCTAGGCCCTTTAATGTGTATGCTCATGGCATTGCTTATAAGGCAATGA